Within the Bacillus sp. FSL K6-3431 genome, the region AAATGGCTTTTTAATAAAAAAACTGCCCTTGAAAAAGCTTCGCTTTATTCACGTATTCCGTTCCTCCACTCTTTCTATACATTGTATCAGACTGCCTTTTTCTCAAGAGAATGGAGCTTTCTATTAAAAAGTGGATTTTCTGTTAATGAAACACTTAAAGTGATGGAATCACAAAGCTTTAGACCATTATTGCGTGAAACGGCCGTGAACATTAAAGAGCTACTCATGTTTGGTTATTCTTTTTCCGATGCGATATCACATCTCCCTTTTTTGGAGGAGGAAATGAAGATAATCATTGCTCATGGTGAACAAAATGGGCGGCTTGATAGTGAATTACATTATTACAGTCATATCTGTTTACAATCACTAGAAGAGAAGACAATGAAAATGTTTCAAATCATTCAACCAATTATATTTATCCTCATCGGATTAATTGTGATCGCTGTATATATGTCGATTTTTTTACCGATGTTTCAAATGATTGAATCAATCTAAAAAGGAGAGAAAATCTATAATGAAAAATTTAATAAACAATCAAAAAGCCTTTACCTTAATAGAAATGATGATTGTTTTACTCGTTATTACGATTATCCTGCTTGTTGCATTACCTAATGTAACAAAACATAGCTCATCAATAAATGAGAAGGGGTGCCTGGCATATGTGCAAATGCTTCAAGGACAGGTTGAAGCATATCGCTTGGAAAATAGTGCTATTCCTGATGCTGCCAAATTAAAGGAATATATTGGATCAACTAACGAACTAGCTTGCCCCAATGGGAATCTGATCGCAATTGATGCTTCTGGAAAAGTAACAGCAAAAGTACAGAGTAATTAAATTGAAAATACTCCATTTAAATAATGCTGCAGATGAACGAGGTTTTACTTTATTAGAGGTATTGATCGTTATAACTGTATTAACGGTAATGCTTTCTTTCAGTGTATTTACATTAGGGAA harbors:
- the comGC gene encoding competence type IV pilus major pilin ComGC, with product MKNLINNQKAFTLIEMMIVLLVITIILLVALPNVTKHSSSINEKGCLAYVQMLQGQVEAYRLENSAIPDAAKLKEYIGSTNELACPNGNLIAIDASGKVTAKVQSN